The Thalassospira sp. TSL5-1 genome contains the following window.
TTTGGCATAATGACGGGCGGCAATACCGAAGCCATCCTGATGTCGCTGCCGCCAATGGCAAACTGGCCCTAGGCGGCGGGCATTTGATTGTTTGGAAAAGATGACAAAAGGCCTGTGTGATGCAGGCCTTTTGTACATGTGATGTGGGGCTTTTTTACCATTTTGGCGGGCTTGCGCCCAAAAGCCCGGCCGGCAGGGACCAGCGCATCGGGATGCCGCCAATTTCAAGCGGCGGGTATAAGCGCTGCACATCTCCACTGCCGGACGGCTCGGCGGCCTGCATGTAATCGCTGTCGGCAAGGTCGGCGAAGGGTGGGGGCGAAGAGGCGTCCGGAGAAGTGGGCTGATATTCGCACAACAATGCCGCCACCCGTGCCAGAGAGGTGCGGTAGCATTTGCCGTGCCCGTTTTTATGGCGGTCGACCAGGCCGCGAATGGCGCTGGTGGCAAGAATATACCCAGCCGCGTGGTCCAATGCCTGTACCGGCAATGGCGCGGGTTTGTCCGATTGGTAGCTTTTCATGCCGTGATTGGCGATGCCGCTGCTCATTTGTACCAGGCTGTCAAAACCGCGTCGAAACTGCCACGGCCCGGACCAGCCATAGGCATTCAGGGCCACATCAACCAGACCGGGGTTAAGGGCGCGGCGGGCCTCGGCCCCTAGGCCCAGGCGTTCAAGGGCATTGGCGCGATAGCCATGCACCAGAATGTCGGCTTCTGCCAGAAGGGTGCGAAACCTGTCGCGGTCCTGATCGTCGCGCAAATCAAGTCGGGCACAGCGTTTGCCCAGTGTCACGTCGGGCAATATTGTGGGTTCATCCCAGCCGGGCGGGTCAATGCGCAACACATCGGCTCCAAACCCCGCCAAAAACCGGGTGCCCACCGGCCCGGCCAGAATGCGCGTTAGATCCAGCACTTTTACCCCGGCAAGCGGACGTTCAATCGTGCCGGTAAGGGGGAAATGTGCGTTTTCAGGGGGTTCCGAAGTGGGAAGTGAATGTGTTTCCACATGCACCAGCGGCTCGCTGGCAACGGCCTGGCCCTGGGGATGCTGTTGCCATGCCGTGATGGAACGCATTGCGGCAGCACATCCCCCTTTTTCGACAATGGCAGTTTCCAGCGCATTGATCGGCCAGTTTGCCACCGTTTTGGCAACGCTTTGCCGGCTGGCATCTTCTGGTGTGATGTTAAGCACTTCAAGGGCGGCGCGGCGATGATGCGGGGCGTTGGTATGCAGGCGGACCCAGCCATCCTGCCCCTGATAATCCCCGGCAATGGCATCCCACTTGGCCGCAGGGGCCCAGCCGACGGGCCGATAGCTTGACGAAAACCAGGCTGATGCCAGTCGCCGGTCAACATTTACCGGCAGGGGCAGGGTGGTATTTTTGCCCTGATTGCGGATCAGGCCTGCAAGCTCGGCAATCGCCAAACCGGCACAGGCAACCGAGGACGCCGCCAGATCGGTTACGGCAAAGACCGATGGCAGGGCACCGTTAGTGGTTTGCGAAATAGCGTTGGTCATGGCCGGATTACCGCCGACTGCGCTCCAGATTTCGCACGCAAAATGATCGAACGGCTCCGGAGTATCCGGCGTGCCGGATCTCTCCCCTGAAGGGAATGGGCGGTTGGAAGACGGGGCGCTGGCACCAGTCATGGCGGCCTCCTTGGCGGTCGTGTTTGTCTGATAAACAGATCTATACAGCACGCCAGATTCAATATATCGTCAATATTGATTATATAAATCAACATATATTGGTCATGACAAATCAACATTTCGACACGTCCCGTTTTATCAGTGCCGAACAGGCGGCCGGCCAGTTGGGGGTATCGCGGGCAACGCTGTATGCCTATGTCAGCCGCGGGCTTTTGCGTGCGCATCCGGTAAAGGGGGACAGCCGACGCCATTGTTATGCCCGT
Protein-coding sequences here:
- a CDS encoding CoA transferase, translating into MTGASAPSSNRPFPSGERSGTPDTPEPFDHFACEIWSAVGGNPAMTNAISQTTNGALPSVFAVTDLAASSVACAGLAIAELAGLIRNQGKNTTLPLPVNVDRRLASAWFSSSYRPVGWAPAAKWDAIAGDYQGQDGWVRLHTNAPHHRRAALEVLNITPEDASRQSVAKTVANWPINALETAIVEKGGCAAAMRSITAWQQHPQGQAVASEPLVHVETHSLPTSEPPENAHFPLTGTIERPLAGVKVLDLTRILAGPVGTRFLAGFGADVLRIDPPGWDEPTILPDVTLGKRCARLDLRDDQDRDRFRTLLAEADILVHGYRANALERLGLGAEARRALNPGLVDVALNAYGWSGPWQFRRGFDSLVQMSSGIANHGMKSYQSDKPAPLPVQALDHAAGYILATSAIRGLVDRHKNGHGKCYRTSLARVAALLCEYQPTSPDASSPPPFADLADSDYMQAAEPSGSGDVQRLYPPLEIGGIPMRWSLPAGLLGASPPKW